The Vidua chalybeata isolate OUT-0048 chromosome 30, bVidCha1 merged haplotype, whole genome shotgun sequence genomic interval TCCCGTTACAGCAGATCCCATTACAGCTGATCCGTTACACCGATCCCATTACGGCTGATCCCGTCACAGCTGATCCGTTACCCCGATCCCGTCACAGCTGATCCGTTACCCCGATCCCGTCACAGCCGATCCCATTACGGCCGATCCCATTACGGCCGATCCCGTTACCCCGATCCCGTTACCCCGATCCCATTACAGCTGATCCCATTACAGCTGATCTGTTACCCCGATCCCGTTACCCCGATCCCATTACAGCTGATCCCATTACAGCTGATCTGTTACCCCGATCCCGTTACCCCGATCCCATTACAGCTGATCCCGTTACCCCGATCCCGTTACCCCGATCCCATTACAGCTGATCCGTTACCCCGATCCCGTCACAGCCAATCCCATTACAGCTGATCCGTTACCCCGATCCCGTCACAGCCAATCCCATTACAGCTGATCCCGTTACCCCGATCCCATTACAGCCGATCCCGTTACACCGATCCCGTCACAGCCAATCCCATTACAGCTGATCCCGTTACCCCGATCCCATTACAGCTGATCCCGTTACCCCGATCCCGTCACAGCCAATCCCGTTACCCCGATCCCGTTACCCCGATCCCATTACGGCCGATCCCGTTACACCGATCCCATTACGGCCAATCCCGTCACAGCTGATCCTGTCACAGCTGATCCCGTTACCCCGATCCCATTACAGCCGATCCCGTTACACCGATCCCATTACGGCCAATCCCGTCACAGCTGATCCCGTTACCCCGATCCCGTTACCCCGATCCCGTTACCCCGATCCCGTTACCCCGGTCCCGTTACACCGCTCCTCGCGGCCAATCCCAGGTCCCAGCCcgtgtccccgcgctgtccccgggCCATGGTGGCGGTCCCGGTGGGCCCGGGGCCGTCCCCGGGGCTGGGCCGGTTCCTGGCCCCGGCCGCGCTCTCCTTGGGCgcgctcctcctcctcctcctgctgtcctTCCTCCCGCCCGGCCCGAGCCGGCGGCGCTCCGCAGGTCAGTGCTCCCGGTGGGCAGAGGGGACCGGCGCCGGTAACGGCCCCGGGAGGGCACCGGTAACGCCCGCGGACCGGCACCAGTAACGGCCCCGGGAGGGGACCGGTAACGCCCGCGGACCGGCACCGGTAACGGCCCCGGGAGGGGACCGGTAACGCCCGCGGACCGGCACCAGTAACGGCTCCGGGAGGGGACCGGTAACGCCCGCGGACCGGCACCGGTAACGCCCGCGGACCGGGACCGGCGCTGAACTGGAGCCGGGAGAGGCAGCGGCAGGGAACGGGGACTGCGACCAGTAAGGAAAGCAGGGCAGATCCCACCGGGAACAGCGACCCAGACCAGTAACGGCCCCACACCGGGACCAGTAACGGCCCCACACCGGGACCAGTAACGGCCCCGCACCGGGACCAGTGACGGCCCCGCACCGGGACCGGCGATGAACTGGAACCGGTCAGGGGGAGGTACTGGAAtcagcagggaatgggaactggCACCAGTAACGCCCCCAGACTGGGATCGGCAGGGAATTGGAACCGGGAGAGGCACCGGCAGGGAACCGGGACTGGCACCGGTAACAGCCCCGGACTGGCACCAGTAACGCCCCCGCACTGGGGCCACCAGTTAGCCAGAactgggagaggcagggaatggggactgGGACCAGTAAGGAAAGCAGTCTGGAACCAGTGAGGAGTGCAGagcaaatcccacagggaaCACAGACAGGGACTGGTAAGGACAGACTGGCACCAGTAAGGAGGATAAACTGGCACCAGTAAGGAGGATAAACTGGCACCAGTAAGGAGGGCTGCTCAGTAACCACAGGGAATGCAAACTGGGACCAGTAAAGACAAACTGGAACCAGTAAGgacacagcagctcccactgggaaCAGAGACTGGGACCAGTGAGGACAGACTGGGACCACTAAGGACAGACTGCCACCAGTAAGGAACAGAGACTGGGACCAGTAAGAAGGACGGAGCAGCTACCAGAGAGAATATGTACTGGGTCCAGTAAAGACAAACTGGGACCAGTAAGGAGAGACCGGGACCACTAAGGACAGCGTGGCGCCAGCAGGGAATAGAGACTGGGACCAGTAAGGAGGGCTCCCAGTAAGGAGTCCCCCAGCGCCCCCCCGGGCGGGAGTGTCCCGGCGCTGGCAGCGGggctgtcccagtgtccccgtCCCCGTGTTCCTCCCCCAGCGGTGCCACTCTGCGCTGGCAGCGCCACCCGGAGGGACAGAGCCGCCCTTCCCGCCTTGGGGTTTGCCCGAATTTCCCGAttttttccaggcaggaaaATGTCCCCGAGCCCCGCGGGAGCCCAGCACGCCGAGACCCTGGGGGTCGGCAAAGCCATCGCCGTCCTCACCTCCGGGGGGGACGCGCAGGGTAAGAGGACCCCAAAGCCCCCGGGATCCAAAATCCCGCCTGAAATCCCTAgaaatcccccccccccaaatccccctgaatTTTCCTCCCGtccccccaaaactccccaaatcccctgggATCCCGAAATCCCTGGGATCCCAAAACCTccgccccaaatccctcctgaaattccccccaaatcccctaaaaatCACCCCCAAGTCCCCAAAACTGCTCCCGTTGAGGTAAAAATCAGGATTTTGATCCCACAGCAGTCAGGGTTTTCCCTGGATTGAGGTTCTGGGAATGAccttggattttggggtggggtggAGCTCGGGGGGAGTTTTGCaatggcggggggggggggaacactGGTGACAAAATTCGGGCAGGGGACTCCAAGCGGCACTTTGGTATCGAGCCAAAATAATCGGGCTTGCCCAAAATTCCCAAGGATTCatccccaaatttgggatttttccgGGGGTTTCTAGGATGGGGGGGGCGGACAGACATGGGGGGGGGTGCTAGGCCACGGGGGCCCCCCCGGagtgtcccctcccccctcccccgtGTTTGTCACCCGTGTCAGGCGCTGCCACCAAAGGTCACCGGGGCAAAAATAACCCAGGCGGTGGCAgctgtggggggggggggagacgggggggcacgggggggacGGATTGGGGGTGTCCGCTGGTGGGTGGCAGCcgcagggaggtgacaggggcCTGGCTTTGGGGATGTCACCGGGGGGGGGGTGACAGGACGACCGCGGTGTCCCGCAGGGATGAACGCGGCCGTGCGTGCCGTGGTGCGCGTGGGGATCTACACCGGGGCCAGGGTGTTCTTCGTGTGTGAGGTCAGTGTCAGCCCCagtcccaaaatcccacagccccagtccaaaatttgggaaaaggTGTCATTTAACCACTGTCcgccctgtcccctccagggCTACCAGGGGCTGGTGGACGGTGGCGACCACATCAGGGAGGCCACGTGGGAGAGCGTGTCCATGATGTTGCAGCTGGTGAGGGACAcggacagggggacacggacagggacagggggacacggacagggacagggggacgcggacagggacagggggacacggacagggacagggggacgcggacagggacagggggacgcggacagggacagggggacacggacggggacagggggacacggacagggacagggggacacggacagggacagggggacgcggatggggacagggggacgcggatggggacagggggacacggacagggacagggggacacggacagggacagggggacgcggatggggacagggggacgcggacagggacagggggacgcggatggggacagggggacgcggatggggacagggggacgcggacagggacagggggacacggacagggacagggggacgcggatggggacagggggacgcggacagggacagggggacgcggatggggacagggggatgcGGAcggggacacggacagggacagggggacgcggacagggacagggggacacggacagggacagggggacgcagacagggacagggggacacggacagggacagggggacgcggacggggacagggggacgcggacggggacaggggggatCCCCTCCTGAGCTGGGGGGGGCACTGGGTGCGGTCCTCACCGCTCCCAGTTTGTCCCTCACTGGTTCCAGTCTGAGCCTGGGCTCAGCAGAAAATGAcccaaaagcagagctgagatGGGGGGAATTGGAGCGAGGGGTGGACATGGACGTGGGGATGGGACGGGCGGACGGACAGAGGGACGGACAGGCAGCCCCAAGGCCACCCAcgccccgctgtccccagggtggcacGGTGATCGGCAGCGCGCGCTGCCAGGATTTCCGCACGCGCGAGGGGCGGCTGCGCGCCGCGCGGAACTTGGTCAAGCGTGGCATCACCAACCTGTGCGTGATCGGCGGCGACGGCAGCCTCACCGGCGCCGACACCTTCCGCGCCGAGTGGGGGGGactcctggcagagctgctcaaaACCGGTACCGGGGGAGCCCCGAAACCACCCTGGGGCAAGGGAGAGGGGCGGAGGGAAAGGGTTGGGGTCAAAAGAGAAAGGTTTGGGATtcaaaagcacacagaaatttGGGTTTTCGCACACAGAAATGTGGGGTTCTTCCCTAATTGTGGGGGTTTAGGACACCTTTGCTCCGCAAGGGGACATTTTGGaggggggagacagagagaACAGGGGGTGTGCAAAGGTTTGGTTTTGAATCAGGATGTGAAACTcaaaaattgggtttttttcccctaattaTGGAGGTTTGGGGCACTGTTGAAGATGCTTTAaggggggacacagagggagaagagggTGTGGTTAAAAAAATCAGGGTGCAGCACtcaaaaatttgggaatttctcCCAAAACACAGATTTGCAGCACTGCTTCCCCCTAAGGTGACATTTtaggggagggggggggtcccaCATCAGGAAAGGAGGGCGTGGGAAGGTTTGTGATTCCAAAAGAGTTTTTGCTCCAAAATCAAGGTGTCCTACACAAAAAACACGGGGGTTTGTCACCCAAAGCTGAGCGTTTTCCCCCCCAAACAATCCCTTTGACACCTCTACCCCCCGAGCGGCCACCCGAGGATGACGTCCCCCTCCtgcccaccccctccccaggtggCATCACGGCAGAGGAGGCGCAGCGCTCGAGCCACCTGAACATCGTGGGCATGGTGGGCTCCATCGACAACGACTTCTGCGGCACCGACATGACCATCGGCACCGACTCGGCGCTGCACCGCATCATGGAGATCGTGGACGCCATCACCACCACGGCGCAGAGGTGACAAGGACACCCTTTGTTGttcccaacccccccccccggtgtTCCCGTTTCGGGTGGGTGACGCTTTCTTGTCCCCGCAGCCACCAGAGGACCTTTGTGCTGGAGGTGATGGGGCGGCACTGCGGGTACGTCCTGGTGGCACCTGGCAGGGGTTCTTGTCGCCCCAAAAAATTGGGGGAAGTGGCTCAAAAGCAGGTTTTGGCCCCATTTCAGGTACCTGGCGCTGATCACGGCCCTGGCCTGCGGCGCTGATTGGGTTTTCATCCCCGAGTCACCTCCTGAGGATGACTGGGAGGAGCACCTGTGCAGGAGGCTGGCTGAGgtgggaggcagggatggacacggggGTGGACACagacagggagggagggagggatggatggatggatggatggatggatggatggagggatggatggatggatggatggatggatgatggatggatggatggatgatggatggatgatggatggatggatggatggatggagggatggatggatggatgatggatggatgatggatggatggatggatggatggatggatggatggatggagggatggacgGACAcagggatgatggatggatggacacagggatggatggatgatggatggagggacacagggatgatggatggatggatggatggatggatggatggatggatggatggatggatggacacagggatggatggatggatggatggatggatggatggatggatggatggatggatggagggatggatggggatgATCTCCCCCCATCTCTGTTGCCACCCCGTGATCCCCCCAGACCCGTGACGGCGGCTCCAGGCTCAACATCATCATCGTGGCCGAGGGCGCCATTGACAAGCATGGCAAACCCATCACCTCAGATGACATCAAAGCCGtgagtggggacagggggacattggggacaacCCCCTTTGCCCCCTCCCTTTTTGGGGCCAGTCCCGGAACTCTCCTGTGTCCCCGCAGCTGGTGGTGAAACGTCTGGGGTACGACACCAGGGTGACCATCCTGGGCCACGTCCAGCGTGGGGGGACTCCCTCAGCCTTCGACCGCATCCTGGTGGGCACCTCCTCCCTCACCCCAGTCCCAAACGAGGGGACCTGGAGGTGACTGACAGCCCCCCGTGGGAGGTGacacccccgtgtcccctcaggccAGCAGGATGGGCGTGGAGGCCGTGATGGCGCTGCTGGAGGGGACGCCGGACACACCGGCCTGCGTGGTCAGTCTGTCCGGCAACCAGGCCGTGCGCCTGCCCCTCATGGAGTGTGTCCAGGTGGTGAGTGGGGATGGGGGAACACTGGGAGTGGCCCCAGACCCAGTCCAGGGATGATTCCCACACCTGAGATGTCCCCAAACCCTACAGGGAGTGTCCCCAAGCCTGCCCCAGGGAtggatcccagcccagcacacccCATTCCACCCTAATCCCATCCAAAACACTCCAGTCCTATCCAGGACaccctgatcccatcccaggaCACCTTGATCCCACCCAGGACAccccaattcccccccccccagtcccaccccaGGACACCTCAATCCCACCCCAGGGACAGATCCCACCCCAATccccctctgtgcccccagaCCAAGGACGTCACCACAGCCATGAACGAGGGACGCTTCGAGGACGCGGTGAAGCTGCGGGGCCGGTGGGTGGCACCTCcacgtccctgtccctgcaacCTCAACGTCCTCAAAATGTCTCAAAAACCCTCAACTTCCCCAACCTTTAGGAGCTTTCAGAACAACTGGAATGTCTACAAGCTGCTGGCTCACATCCGCCCGCCTGCCACCAAGGTagggggcactggggagggcacggggaggggacaccccAACAGGGTACcacccccatcccacccccatCCCACCTAGGATaccccaaagccaccccagGTTACCCCAGTCCCcacgtccctgtccccagagcggGTACACGGTGGCCGTGATGAACGTGGGCGCTCCGGCCGCCGGGATGAACGCGGCCGTGCGGGCGACCGTGAGGATCGGCCTCATCCACGGCCACCGGATGCTCGCAGTGCACGACGGCTTCGAGGGGCTGGCCTTTGGGATGGTGAGGGTCCAGGGGGGAATGGCGTGGGGAAAGGGTCTGGGATGCGGAGATTCCAGAGGGGaaagggtttgggatggagggattcCTACAGGGAATGGGGCTTGGGATGGTGGGATTCCTACAGGGAATGGGGCTTGGGATGGTGGGATTCCTACAGGGAACGGGGTTTGGGATGGTGGGATTCCTACAGGGAATGGGGCTTGGGATGGTGGGATTCCTACAGGGAACGGGGTTTGGGATGGTGGGATTCCTACAGGGAATGGGGCTTGGGATGGTGGGATTCCTACAGggaatggggtttgggatggagggattcCTACAGGGAATGGGGCTTGGGATGGTGGGATTCCTACAGGGAACGGGGTTTGGGATGGTGGGATTCCTACAGGGAATGGGGCTTGGGATGGTGGGATTCCTACAGggaatggggtttgggatggtGGGATTCCTACAGGgaatggaatttgggatggTGGGATTCCTACAGGGAATGGGGCTTGGGATGGTGGGATTCCTACAGGGAAcggggtttgggatggagggattcCTACAGGGAATGgagtttgggatggagggattcCTACAGGGAACGGGGTTTGGGATGGTGGGATTCCTACAGGGAATGgagtttgggatggagggattcCTACAGGGAACGGGGTTTGGGATGGCGGGATTCCTACAGGGAATGGGGCTTGGGATGGTGGGATTCCTACAGGGAATGGGGCTTGGGATGGTGGGATTCCTACAGGGAATGGGGCTTGGGATGGATTtgaggggctgggatggtgAGGGTCCTGTGGGGGAAAGGAGTTGGGACGAGGAGATCCCTATGGGATAAAGGGCACGATGGATTTGAAGGGCTGCATTTTTGAAATGGTGAGATTCCTACAGGGAAAAGGGGTGGAAGTGCAGCATGGGTTTGAAGggttggattttgggagggggagatcccagagggaaaagggggtgGAAAAAGGGAGTGAGAAGTGTGGGATGGGTTTGAGGGACTGGAGACGGTTTTGAAGGGTTGGGTTTTGAAATGGGGAGATCTCAGTGGAAAAAGAGTCTGGGAAAAGACTTTGGGAAGTGCAGGATGGATTTGAGGGGTTGGGTTTTGGGATGGGGAGATCCCTGTGGGAAAAGGGTGCAAGAAAAGGGCCTGGGAAGGGGCAGttgtggcactgcagggatggagattcCTCAGGAATTCCTCAGGATGGGGGTGTTTAACCCCTGTccaaaccccagccctgctgtgagtCTGATCTGCTGCTGTCCCCGAGCCAGGGGACATCGTGTGACCCCAGTGTCACTCTGATAGGGCCAAGGGGGGCCAGTGTGACCCCAGATCCTTCTCCCACCCCATTAAACCCATGTTTCACCCCCCCAGGTGGAGGAGATTGGCTGGAATACCGTGGgcagctggacagggctgggaggatcCAAACTGGGCACCAAGAGGTGACTCCCCCCTCCGTgtggggtcatttggggtctcTCTGGGGTCCCCCTCTGGTCAGGCTCATCCAGAGGAGTTTCCCCTTCCCAGGACTCTGCccaagaaatattttgaggaGATCAGCGCCAACATCAGCAAATTTGGGATTCATGGTCTTATCATCATCGGGGGCTTTGAGGTCAGTGGGGTGTGGGCAGGTGTGGTCAGCGGGGTGTGGTCAGCAGGGTGTGGTCAGCAGGGTGTGGTCAGCAGGGTGTGGTCAGGGTGGGGTCAGTGTCCCCCTGCTATCCCCCAGccagcaggcagcctggagctggtggaggCCAGGTCTGGTCAGGGTGTGGTCAGTGTTcccactgctcctctcctctctgatGTCCCCTTTGTCCCTCAGGCGTTCACGGGTGGCCTGGAGATGGTGGAGGGCCGGGGGCGCTTCGATGAGCTCTGCATCCCCCTGTGCATCGTGCCCGCCACCGTCTCCAACAACGTCCCCGGCTCCGACTTCAGCATCGGCGCCGACACCGCCCTCAACACCATCACCACCGTGAGACCCCAGatacccccccaaaatccccctcgtcccaaacaccatcaccaccGTGAGACCCCAGatacccccccaaaatccccctcgtcccaaacaccatcaccaccGTGAGACCCCAGatacccccccaaaatccccctcgtcccaaacaccatcaccactgtgagaccccaaatccccaacaCCATCACCACGGTCAGACCCCAAATCAAATCCCCAACACCATCACCACGGTCAGACCCCAAATCAAATCCCCAACACCATCACCACGGtcacaccccaaatccccaacaCCATCACCACAGtcagaccccaaatccccaacaCCATCACCACGGtcagaccccaaatccccaacaCCATCACCACAGTCAGACCCTAAATCCCCAACACCATCATCACAGTCCCCGATCCTGTAGCCTCTACACCATCACCACAGTGAGAACCCAAATCCTGTATCCCATATCCGTCCTGAtcccaaacaccatcaccaccGTGAGACCCCAGAtacctccccaaaatccccctcgTCCCAAACACCATCATCATGGTCAGACCCTAAATCCCCAACACCATCACCACAGTGAGATCCCAGTGGAAGTCCCAAATTCCCCTGATCCCAAAGCACTTCTCCCACCACTGTCACCACTCTGAGACGCTGATGGAAAATCCCCCAACTCCCCTGACTTTAAACCACTtttcctgaccccaaatcccccatttCATGTGACCTGATCAAGCAGTCTGCAGCGGGCGCCCCAAATCCCCTGACCCTAAATGACAACCTGGCCCTAAATCCCTtctcctgaccccaaatcctgtcccCGCTGCAGACGTGTGACCTGATCAAGCAGTCGGCCGCAGGCACCAAGCGCCGCGTGTTCATCATCGAGACCATGGGCGGCTTCTGTGGCTACCTGGCCACCATGGCTGGGCTGGCGGCCGGCGCCGACGCCGCCTACATCTTCGAGGAGCCCTTCAGCAGCCGTGACCTGCAggtggggacagccctgtcccctgtgcccggCGTCACCAGGGTGGTGTGGAATGAGGTTTCCGCTCCTGACCCCGCTCCTACCCCCATTCCCGACCCCGCAGGCCAACGTGGACCACCTGACGGAGAAGATGAAGACCACGGTGAAGAGGGGGCTTGTGCTCAGGTGGGCCCCGGCTTTGGGAGGGACCTCACGTGACCGCCGTGGGGACTGGGTTTGGGATCAGGGGAACTGGGCTCTCACTGTGGTGATGGGTTAGGAGTGGAAGATTTGGGGTCTCaccatggagctgctgtttgGGATCAGTGGAGTTGTTTGGGATGGGGTGAACTGTGGGATTTGGGCCTGATCCTGTCCCTGCTGTAGGAACGAGCGCTGCAATGAGAACTACACCACAGATTTCATCTACAACCTCTACTCCGAGGAGGGCAAAGGGGTTTTTGACTGCCGGAAAAACGTCCTGGGGCACATGCAGCAGGTGGGAGCGGGGTGAGGGTTTGGGATTTCCccgggaatgggatcaggatttgggggatttcaCTGGCTCATCCTGGAttctcctggggcagggaggcagCCCCACCCCCTTTGACCGTAATTTCGGCACCAAGATGGGCGCCAAGGCCGTGGCCTGGATCACCGGGAAGATCAAGGAGTGCTCCCGGCatggtgggtgctgctggatggGGGACCCCAAAGAGACCCCAGAGTCACCCTAcattcccaaaccattcccaaaaGGCCCTCCAGCGGATTCTGGGGGATGTTTCCCActcctggagcatcccaaacATTCCTAACCTCCCCTCCCATGTTTCTGGAAGGTCCAAATATTCCCAACCTACCCTCCCATAGGTTTTCAcctcctggagcatcccaaacattcccaaCCCCTGCTCCATGAGcatcccaaacattcccaaCTTCCCCTCCCATGTTTCTGGAAGGTCCAAATATTCCCAACATACCCTCCCACAGCTTTTCAcctcctggagcatcccaaacATTCCTAACCTCCCCTCCCATGTTTCTGGAAGGTCCAAATATTCCCAACATACCCTCCCATACGTTTTCAcctcctggagcatcccaaacattcccaaCCCCTGTTCCATGAGCATCCCAAACATTCCTAACCTCCCCTCCCATCTTTCTGGAAGGTCCAAATATTCCCAACCTACCCTCCCACAGCTTTTCAcctcctggagcatcccaaacattcccaaCCCCTGGCTTCAGGAGcatcccaaacattcccaaCCCCTGCTCCATGAGCATCCCAAACATTCCTAACCTCCCCTCCCATCTTTCTGGAAGGTCCAAATATTCCCAACCTACCCTCCCACAGCTTTTCAcctcctggagcatcccaaacattcccaaCTTCCCCTCCCAGGTGTTCTCCCACCCCTGAAgattcccaaacattcccaccCTTCCCTGCCACGTCCCTGGAGGATCCCAAACATTCCCAACTCGCCTCCAGGAGGTTCCCAAACATTCCCGTGTTCCCCCCAGGCCGGATCTTTGCCAACACGGCTGACTCGGCGTGCCTGCTGGGGATGCGCAAGCGCAGCCTGGTGTTCCAGCCCATCGCTGAGCTGCGCCAGCAGACGGATTTCGAGTGCGTGTCCCCGCCCCgtccctcccttccccaccctgGGAAAGTGGGATAAAGCCGGGGATccctccccagggatgtccccagcctgtccctgtcccctcaggcACCGCATCCCCAAGGAGCAGTGGTGGCTGAAGCTGCGGCCCATCCTCAAAATCCTGGCCAAGTACAACATCGAGCTGGACACGTCGGAGACGGCGCACCTGGAGCACCTGACCCGCAAGGTCCTGGTCCCCGAGGCCACCCTGTGACAGCCACGGTGGCCACTGCCAGCctgaggaaccccaaaaatccccttttcccgCAGCGTcctggggcttttttggggattttatgggatttggggaagtGGTCCCCAAGCGATGTCGTGATAAATTGAGGATGGATGGTGGAGGTTGAGGTTTTTAGGGTTAAAAGTCACAAAATGGAGATGTTTCAATAAATTCAGTGCTTGTCCAAGTGCTCCAGGTCTCTCTGAATCCATGGAAAGGCGAACCTAGATCCCACTGACACCAAATCCCTCCTGATCCTCAGGATTTCCCTGCACAGCATAACAGAGAGGGATAAAAGAGGTAGAACTTGAGCTTTCACCCCCAGGTTCATCCCACAAAATAACAATAGCAGTTTTTAGCTGCTTGGTTTCACCTTGGAGAGCTGCTCTTCCATTGGATCCTGGAATagatcccaaaaaaaaaccccaaaccaacaccAAAGGGTGAATTCCTGGTGGGGAACCTCAGGAAGAGATTGAAGAGATGGGAGGGAAGCCCTCAGCTCCACATGGAGCTCTCTGGAGAAGATTTCTTTGGCCCACAAGAATTCCAGCCCTGcaaaattttggtttttgagGTGGTTTCACTCTTGATGCAGCATAAAAATTATGGATAAACAGGGAGAACTTCACTCTCCATGCTGGAGAAACCTGGATCTTTGACTTTCAGCCAACACATCCCAGAGGATTACTCTGCATCCCAACCCACAATTTCCTGCCTTGGGTCCTTCCTCAAAGGA includes:
- the PFKM gene encoding ATP-dependent 6-phosphofructokinase, muscle type isoform X1, with product MVAVPVGPGPSPGLGRFLAPAALSLGALLLLLLLSFLPPGPSRRRSAGRKMSPSPAGAQHAETLGVGKAIAVLTSGGDAQGMNAAVRAVVRVGIYTGARVFFVCEGYQGLVDGGDHIREATWESVSMMLQLGGTVIGSARCQDFRTREGRLRAARNLVKRGITNLCVIGGDGSLTGADTFRAEWGGLLAELLKTGGITAEEAQRSSHLNIVGMVGSIDNDFCGTDMTIGTDSALHRIMEIVDAITTTAQSHQRTFVLEVMGRHCGYLALITALACGADWVFIPESPPEDDWEEHLCRRLAETRDGGSRLNIIIVAEGAIDKHGKPITSDDIKALVVKRLGYDTRVTILGHVQRGGTPSAFDRILASRMGVEAVMALLEGTPDTPACVVSLSGNQAVRLPLMECVQVTKDVTTAMNEGRFEDAVKLRGRSFQNNWNVYKLLAHIRPPATKSGYTVAVMNVGAPAAGMNAAVRATVRIGLIHGHRMLAVHDGFEGLAFGMVEEIGWNTVGSWTGLGGSKLGTKRTLPKKYFEEISANISKFGIHGLIIIGGFEAFTGGLEMVEGRGRFDELCIPLCIVPATVSNNVPGSDFSIGADTALNTITTTCDLIKQSAAGTKRRVFIIETMGGFCGYLATMAGLAAGADAAYIFEEPFSSRDLQANVDHLTEKMKTTVKRGLVLRNERCNENYTTDFIYNLYSEEGKGVFDCRKNVLGHMQQGGSPTPFDRNFGTKMGAKAVAWITGKIKECSRHGRIFANTADSACLLGMRKRSLVFQPIAELRQQTDFEHRIPKEQWWLKLRPILKILAKYNIELDTSETAHLEHLTRKVLVPEATL
- the PFKM gene encoding ATP-dependent 6-phosphofructokinase, muscle type isoform X3 encodes the protein MNWNRSGGGRKMSPSPAGAQHAETLGVGKAIAVLTSGGDAQGMNAAVRAVVRVGIYTGARVFFVCEGYQGLVDGGDHIREATWESVSMMLQLGGTVIGSARCQDFRTREGRLRAARNLVKRGITNLCVIGGDGSLTGADTFRAEWGGLLAELLKTGGITAEEAQRSSHLNIVGMVGSIDNDFCGTDMTIGTDSALHRIMEIVDAITTTAQSHQRTFVLEVMGRHCGYLALITALACGADWVFIPESPPEDDWEEHLCRRLAETRDGGSRLNIIIVAEGAIDKHGKPITSDDIKALVVKRLGYDTRVTILGHVQRGGTPSAFDRILASRMGVEAVMALLEGTPDTPACVVSLSGNQAVRLPLMECVQVTKDVTTAMNEGRFEDAVKLRGRSFQNNWNVYKLLAHIRPPATKSGYTVAVMNVGAPAAGMNAAVRATVRIGLIHGHRMLAVHDGFEGLAFGMVEEIGWNTVGSWTGLGGSKLGTKRTLPKKYFEEISANISKFGIHGLIIIGGFEAFTGGLEMVEGRGRFDELCIPLCIVPATVSNNVPGSDFSIGADTALNTITTTCDLIKQSAAGTKRRVFIIETMGGFCGYLATMAGLAAGADAAYIFEEPFSSRDLQANVDHLTEKMKTTVKRGLVLRNERCNENYTTDFIYNLYSEEGKGVFDCRKNVLGHMQQGGSPTPFDRNFGTKMGAKAVAWITGKIKECSRHGRIFANTADSACLLGMRKRSLVFQPIAELRQQTDFEHRIPKEQWWLKLRPILKILAKYNIELDTSETAHLEHLTRKVLVPEATL
- the PFKM gene encoding ATP-dependent 6-phosphofructokinase, muscle type isoform X2 gives rise to the protein MGTGTSNAPRLGSAGNWNRERHRQGTGTGTGRKMSPSPAGAQHAETLGVGKAIAVLTSGGDAQGMNAAVRAVVRVGIYTGARVFFVCEGYQGLVDGGDHIREATWESVSMMLQLGGTVIGSARCQDFRTREGRLRAARNLVKRGITNLCVIGGDGSLTGADTFRAEWGGLLAELLKTGGITAEEAQRSSHLNIVGMVGSIDNDFCGTDMTIGTDSALHRIMEIVDAITTTAQSHQRTFVLEVMGRHCGYLALITALACGADWVFIPESPPEDDWEEHLCRRLAETRDGGSRLNIIIVAEGAIDKHGKPITSDDIKALVVKRLGYDTRVTILGHVQRGGTPSAFDRILASRMGVEAVMALLEGTPDTPACVVSLSGNQAVRLPLMECVQVTKDVTTAMNEGRFEDAVKLRGRSFQNNWNVYKLLAHIRPPATKSGYTVAVMNVGAPAAGMNAAVRATVRIGLIHGHRMLAVHDGFEGLAFGMVEEIGWNTVGSWTGLGGSKLGTKRTLPKKYFEEISANISKFGIHGLIIIGGFEAFTGGLEMVEGRGRFDELCIPLCIVPATVSNNVPGSDFSIGADTALNTITTTCDLIKQSAAGTKRRVFIIETMGGFCGYLATMAGLAAGADAAYIFEEPFSSRDLQANVDHLTEKMKTTVKRGLVLRNERCNENYTTDFIYNLYSEEGKGVFDCRKNVLGHMQQGGSPTPFDRNFGTKMGAKAVAWITGKIKECSRHGRIFANTADSACLLGMRKRSLVFQPIAELRQQTDFEHRIPKEQWWLKLRPILKILAKYNIELDTSETAHLEHLTRKVLVPEATL